Proteins encoded in a region of the Candidatus Moanabacter tarae genome:
- the fadI gene encoding 3-ketoacyl-CoA thiolase FadI, whose protein sequence is MTQRRVAIVAGGRTPFVKSGKTFKNLSPLALAKHTVNGLMDRHQVIPDKIEAISVGVVVPEPGKPNLAREIVLETGLPASIEAQTVSSYCISGLRSITIIADAIASGRIDAGIAAGVESLSQADINYFKEPSSGLLMGEHMELTIKDWVIPRVDQDRLALNSHRNAIESRKRLAEQIFPLLGEDSDSGPRTDTSLKALTELQPAFGEAGTLTAGNSSPVSDGAAAVLLMSEERASLEQRVPLAFIRGMEYSALHPREGLFMAPALAVPRLLKHTGLKLSDIDLIEIHEAFAAVPLANARAWEQGWKEAPTGRVDWNRVNVCGSSIAIGHPWSATGGRIVTTVAYEMTRRDVKYGLVSICAAGAMAGAFLLERN, encoded by the coding sequence ATGACTCAAAGACGTGTAGCCATTGTAGCAGGGGGCCGAACCCCTTTTGTTAAATCCGGAAAGACCTTCAAAAATCTCAGTCCGTTGGCGTTAGCAAAGCACACCGTCAATGGTTTGATGGACCGTCATCAAGTTATCCCAGATAAAATAGAAGCTATCTCCGTCGGAGTCGTTGTGCCGGAACCAGGAAAACCCAATCTTGCTCGCGAGATTGTTCTGGAAACAGGGCTGCCCGCCTCGATTGAAGCACAGACCGTCTCCTCGTACTGTATCTCCGGTCTGCGGTCGATTACAATCATCGCCGACGCTATTGCATCGGGAAGAATCGATGCTGGCATTGCGGCAGGCGTAGAATCCCTCTCCCAAGCCGACATCAACTACTTTAAGGAACCGAGCTCCGGGCTACTGATGGGAGAACACATGGAACTTACCATCAAAGATTGGGTAATACCCCGAGTAGACCAGGATAGACTCGCGCTCAACAGCCATCGCAATGCAATCGAGTCCAGGAAACGCCTTGCTGAGCAAATCTTTCCACTCCTTGGAGAAGACTCTGATTCAGGACCGAGGACAGACACCTCTTTGAAGGCTTTGACCGAGCTTCAACCTGCCTTTGGAGAAGCTGGAACTCTCACTGCAGGTAATTCATCTCCAGTCTCTGATGGTGCTGCTGCGGTACTTCTCATGAGCGAAGAACGGGCGTCTTTAGAACAAAGAGTACCTCTCGCCTTTATCCGTGGAATGGAATATAGTGCCCTCCATCCTAGAGAAGGGTTATTTATGGCCCCAGCCTTAGCCGTACCGCGTCTCTTAAAGCACACTGGTCTTAAGCTATCAGATATCGATTTAATTGAAATACATGAGGCCTTTGCAGCAGTCCCATTAGCTAATGCAAGAGCTTGGGAACAGGGCTGGAAGGAAGCACCTACCGGACGAGTAGATTGGAATAGGGTCAATGTGTGCGGCAGTTCCATAGCTATCGGTCATCCCTGGTCTGCAACTGGAGGGCGCATCGTTACGACCGTCGCTTACGAAATGACGAGACGGGACGTAAAATACGGACTTGTCAGTATCTGCGCCGCTGGCGCAATGGCCGGAGCGTTCCTACTAGAACGCAACTAA
- the iolX_3 gene encoding scyllo-inositol 2-dehydrogenase (NAD(+)): MPYKMIQVGTGGRGKAWTSQILPPNIEDGLIEVVAAVDINPEMLCNAQDDLGLSTEKCYTDIHRAFDEHTADFCTIVVPPDFHENVVDLALEHGMHILSEKPISDTMSGSIRIAKKVKEQGIKMGVTMSHRFDQDKTTLREELRSGLHGSLDYLVCRFTCNCRKYGAWGAKFRHEIKDVLMIEGSVHHLDILADMAGSKCDTIYAQTWNPKWGDYGGDSQALVTMQMENGTRAIYEGAKTNAKGLNGWGQEYIRAECEEATLIMNCRRIERFSFDPSNTLANKKEGEGQEIPLIEHRKWKDTWLVEKFVHWLDGGEPMETNVEDNLQSVALIFSAIESSQTGKPVKVQEFLANALGEIEDRGNS; this comes from the coding sequence ATGCCCTACAAAATGATCCAGGTGGGTACCGGGGGCCGGGGTAAAGCCTGGACCAGCCAGATCCTTCCCCCGAATATCGAGGACGGACTTATCGAGGTTGTCGCTGCGGTCGATATAAACCCTGAAATGCTGTGCAATGCCCAGGACGATCTCGGCTTGAGCACTGAGAAATGTTACACCGACATTCATCGTGCCTTCGACGAACACACTGCCGACTTTTGTACGATTGTAGTTCCACCCGATTTCCACGAGAATGTGGTAGATTTAGCATTAGAACATGGGATGCACATTCTATCTGAAAAACCAATTTCGGATACCATGTCTGGTTCCATCCGCATCGCAAAAAAAGTTAAAGAGCAAGGGATTAAAATGGGAGTGACTATGAGTCACCGATTCGATCAGGACAAAACAACTCTCCGAGAAGAACTCCGGTCCGGGCTGCACGGCAGCCTTGATTACCTCGTTTGCCGCTTTACCTGTAACTGTAGAAAATACGGGGCCTGGGGAGCAAAGTTTCGCCATGAAATCAAAGACGTACTCATGATCGAGGGATCGGTCCATCACCTTGATATCCTCGCCGATATGGCGGGCTCCAAGTGCGATACAATTTATGCCCAAACCTGGAATCCTAAGTGGGGAGATTACGGAGGAGACTCTCAGGCTTTAGTGACGATGCAGATGGAAAACGGGACCCGCGCAATTTACGAAGGCGCCAAAACCAACGCAAAAGGGTTGAACGGGTGGGGCCAAGAATATATTAGAGCGGAGTGTGAAGAAGCAACGCTCATCATGAATTGCCGCCGAATCGAAAGATTTTCCTTCGACCCATCTAATACCCTAGCTAACAAGAAGGAAGGTGAAGGCCAAGAAATTCCCCTAATCGAACATCGCAAGTGGAAAGACACCTGGCTGGTGGAGAAATTTGTGCATTGGCTTGACGGAGGGGAGCCGATGGAGACCAATGTCGAAGATAACCTGCAGTCAGTTGCTCTTATTTTCTCGGCCATCGAAAGCAGCCAGACCGGGAAGCCAGTTAAAGTCCAAGAGTTCCTTGCAAATGCGCTAGGAGAGATTGAAGATCGAGGCAATTCCTAG
- the fabG2 gene encoding putative oxidoreductase — MKQLLDKVIIVTGSTTGIGKAIARKCLEEGAKIIVSGRNRKRGEEVVHELGGAVTLHIDDLTDPSTGSRLVQTALKAYGKVDGIVNNAAWVIRSNLETTNVDLFDRVMSINVRAPLFLVKAAMPELIKTSGAIINIGSVNGYTGAATQLDYSISKAALMCLSRNLANAYAHQKVRINHLNVGWVITPNENRLKIKEGFPEGWSEDPQITGTPTGKMTQPEEIANHAIFWLSNASRPITGSVMELEQYPFIGRIVPSELEKALKEPVEAG, encoded by the coding sequence ATGAAACAACTATTGGACAAAGTCATAATTGTCACTGGCAGCACTACGGGTATTGGGAAAGCGATTGCTCGAAAATGTTTAGAAGAAGGAGCAAAAATCATTGTCTCTGGGCGAAATCGCAAGAGAGGAGAGGAGGTGGTGCATGAGTTAGGAGGAGCGGTCACGCTTCACATTGACGATCTTACCGACCCTTCTACTGGCAGTCGGCTTGTGCAAACAGCGCTGAAGGCCTACGGTAAGGTAGATGGGATTGTCAATAATGCTGCCTGGGTTATCAGAAGTAATCTAGAAACAACCAATGTCGATCTCTTCGATCGGGTCATGTCCATCAACGTCCGAGCACCTCTCTTCTTAGTCAAAGCAGCGATGCCCGAGTTGATAAAGACTTCAGGCGCCATTATCAACATCGGGTCGGTCAACGGTTACACAGGAGCCGCCACACAACTCGACTACAGCATTTCAAAGGCAGCACTTATGTGCCTCTCACGCAATCTCGCCAATGCCTACGCACACCAAAAGGTTCGCATCAACCACCTTAATGTCGGATGGGTTATCACTCCCAATGAAAACAGGTTGAAAATCAAAGAGGGATTTCCAGAGGGTTGGTCCGAGGATCCGCAAATCACCGGAACTCCTACTGGCAAAATGACTCAGCCTGAGGAAATCGCCAATCATGCTATTTTCTGGCTCAGCAATGCCAGCCGCCCGATTACAGGAAGCGTTATGGAACTTGAGCAATATCCATTTATCGGCCGTATTGTTCCGAGCGAACTAGAAAAGGCACTTAAGGAACCAGTCGAAGCCGGATAA